The Fimbriimonadaceae bacterium genome window below encodes:
- a CDS encoding TraM recognition domain-containing protein → MVGYGACLQDPQRREGYLVIRDEDRSGHVGIFGTTRIGKTRLMESIVEQDIRSHKSVVAIDPKGDIDLFSKVVQVAAEAGRLDEVMLVTPIFPDYSNYLDPLANYYMEDELVSHIVSGIKVKDDYYLSIASEVSQVIVSGLIKLATSRGQVPTISFNDVNQRVGYTELINFRDVLKVLNDTEELCGLIDRVCHGPGIAEHFAKVSSSLRTMLSALTFGNIGRIIGKARTNEFITRLEQGKRVILVCHTGSLLSPRASLIFGRVFVSMIQSLVGRLFASGRQLDPPLCVHIDEGHNVLYQGIQEIFNKAGGANVWLHFYEQSGAQMSAEIGADLARSISDNINSWIYFRVNHAETAQSVEDASPLVQRPRSVVSVQGNVTLHLNEERLVLRDRVLHLPKRCFYMRTHGQWYKGKTLDSSAPYVQVKFPTPAVNSPKSETPPSAA, encoded by the coding sequence TTGGTCGGCTATGGCGCATGTTTGCAAGACCCCCAGCGACGAGAGGGGTATCTCGTCATCCGGGATGAGGATCGTTCCGGGCATGTGGGGATTTTTGGGACGACGCGCATTGGGAAAACACGACTGATGGAGTCCATTGTCGAGCAGGATATCCGGAGCCACAAATCGGTGGTTGCGATCGATCCCAAAGGGGACATCGACCTCTTCTCAAAAGTCGTGCAAGTCGCCGCAGAGGCCGGGAGGCTGGATGAAGTCATGCTGGTGACACCGATTTTCCCAGACTACTCCAACTACCTCGATCCATTGGCAAATTATTATATGGAAGATGAGTTGGTCAGCCATATCGTCTCAGGGATCAAGGTGAAGGATGATTACTATCTCTCTATCGCCTCCGAGGTTTCGCAGGTCATCGTCTCGGGATTGATCAAACTCGCGACGAGTCGGGGGCAAGTCCCGACCATCTCATTCAATGATGTTAATCAACGGGTGGGCTACACCGAATTGATCAATTTTCGAGATGTCTTAAAGGTGTTGAATGATACGGAGGAGCTGTGTGGCTTGATCGATCGGGTGTGCCATGGTCCCGGCATCGCGGAACATTTTGCCAAGGTGTCGTCGTCCCTTCGCACCATGTTGAGCGCGCTGACCTTTGGAAATATCGGCCGCATTATCGGGAAGGCGAGAACCAATGAATTCATCACTCGTCTGGAACAAGGCAAGCGGGTGATCTTGGTGTGTCATACCGGGTCGTTGTTGAGCCCTCGCGCGTCGCTCATTTTCGGGCGGGTCTTTGTGTCTATGATTCAAAGTCTCGTTGGCCGGCTCTTCGCGTCCGGTCGTCAGTTAGATCCGCCGTTGTGTGTGCATATCGATGAAGGGCATAACGTGCTGTACCAGGGGATTCAGGAAATTTTCAATAAGGCCGGCGGGGCCAATGTCTGGCTGCACTTCTACGAGCAATCGGGTGCGCAAATGTCGGCCGAGATTGGCGCGGATCTCGCTCGGAGTATCAGTGACAATATCAACAGCTGGATCTATTTCAGAGTCAATCATGCCGAGACGGCACAAAGCGTGGAGGATGCTTCTCCGCTGGTGCAACGGCCACGGTCCGTCGTGTCCGTACAAGGCAATGTCACGTTGCATCTGAATGAAGAACGGTTGGTGTTGAGAGACCGTGTCTTGCATCTACCCAAGCGGTGCTTCTACATGCGGACCCATGGGCAGTGGTACAAGGGAAAGACGCTGGATAGCAGCGCGCCCTACGTCCAAGTGAAGTTTCCCACTCCTGCGGTCAACAGTCCTAAATCGGAAACCCCTCCCTCTGCCGCGTAA
- a CDS encoding site-2 protease family protein, whose amino-acid sequence MTFRIANFHVRLHYTWLIGFGLITWSLAANYFHDTQADLPVSYQWASGAIATLLILVSVFLHELAHAVTARRLGYAVKTIELHILGGWTIFERELSSPRVEILVAIAGPGCSFLLTLLLYAMKADPLANFLYKVNLTLGAYNLFIPCLPMDGGRILRAVLWTQTHSFAVATERTAQMSKQISSGMMAIGILGIIFQYQTLWLAIIGGILRMIAETAYRTVQQSEQLTRPLQEVMIPRDRVVTLVHDTPLQELQDQFLRYGYRAYPTAEHGRITGLVYYKDVRTDPKWLAPNGATITPFIRALSPDVIVHPTHTLQRALDAMLLSGSDQLLVFAGNTCVGMVTRSMIARVQDAIGNPESGPTLTRQREGFPI is encoded by the coding sequence ATGACGTTTCGCATCGCCAATTTCCATGTGCGGCTTCATTACACATGGCTCATCGGATTCGGTCTCATCACCTGGAGTCTCGCCGCCAACTACTTTCACGACACGCAGGCTGACCTCCCTGTCAGCTACCAGTGGGCTTCCGGTGCGATCGCCACCCTCCTCATTCTCGTCTCGGTGTTCCTGCACGAATTGGCCCATGCGGTCACCGCGCGGCGACTCGGCTACGCCGTCAAAACCATCGAGTTGCACATTCTCGGAGGCTGGACCATTTTTGAGCGTGAACTGTCCAGCCCAAGGGTGGAAATTCTCGTGGCCATCGCAGGTCCAGGTTGTTCCTTTCTCCTTACCCTTCTGCTCTATGCGATGAAAGCAGACCCGCTGGCGAACTTTCTCTACAAAGTGAACCTCACGCTCGGCGCCTACAATCTCTTCATTCCGTGCCTGCCGATGGACGGCGGCCGAATCTTACGGGCCGTCTTATGGACCCAAACACATTCCTTTGCGGTTGCCACTGAGCGCACCGCTCAAATGAGTAAACAAATCAGCAGTGGCATGATGGCCATCGGCATCCTCGGCATCATCTTCCAGTATCAAACGCTGTGGCTTGCGATTATTGGCGGGATCCTGCGCATGATCGCCGAAACCGCGTATCGCACCGTGCAACAGAGCGAACAGCTCACCCGACCCCTGCAAGAGGTAATGATTCCACGGGACCGGGTGGTGACGCTGGTCCACGATACGCCCCTCCAAGAACTGCAAGACCAGTTTCTTCGCTACGGGTACCGTGCCTACCCCACTGCCGAGCACGGACGGATCACCGGATTGGTGTATTACAAGGATGTACGCACAGACCCCAAGTGGCTCGCGCCGAACGGAGCGACCATCACCCCGTTCATTCGAGCCTTGTCCCCAGATGTGATCGTACACCCCACTCATACCCTGCAACGTGCGCTCGATGCGATGCTCCTGAGCGGGTCGGATCAGCTGTTGGTGTTTGCGGGAAACACGTGTGTCGGGATGGTGACCCGCTCGATGATCGCCCGGGTCCAAGATGCCATCGGCAATCCAGAATCGGGCCCTACGCTTACGCGGCAGAGGGAGGGGTTTCCGATTTAG
- a CDS encoding AAA family ATPase produces the protein MSEQYPLALDFRTARNVSVPLIAVNSLDPAATMRALAWSLVNVASASQAETDNEFGLHAFPILKWDIGHGLLPLNEEGKNWHAQYVGPSKQNTTINPAETLRLLEKVPERALTFILNGHRYLSNDFFIQGLWNCRDLYKANGNTIVLLGIGFKLPPELASDVVLLNEPLPTAAQLESIIKEQLSAASLPVPDPVTLGKAVDATLGLGAFTAEQEVARSMQASGLNINKLWDRKRQVIDATPGLSVWRGGNSYAQIGGVATIKRFLKQVLVSKRAPRCIVWLDEIEKSLSGSTGQASDTSGVSQALLGILLSYMQDHQASGLLLVGPNGTSKSAIAKATGAEANIPTIALDISGLKSSLVGSSEQQMRQALNVISAISQDKACFIATSNNISQLPPELIRRFGYGTWYVDLPSQDEREAIWTIYLAKFGLATDADRPSDHNWTGAEIERCARLSWELSIPLSEAAKYIVPTAISAKESIKALETQAHQTYLSANRDGVFDQNRDTPHHTRPRTITLAQ, from the coding sequence ATGTCTGAACAATACCCGCTGGCCCTCGATTTTCGTACCGCCCGCAACGTCAGTGTCCCACTCATTGCCGTGAACTCGCTCGACCCAGCCGCCACCATGCGAGCCCTGGCCTGGTCATTGGTCAATGTCGCCAGCGCCTCACAAGCTGAGACCGACAACGAATTCGGCCTCCACGCCTTTCCCATCCTCAAGTGGGACATTGGCCATGGCCTGCTCCCTCTCAACGAGGAAGGCAAGAACTGGCATGCCCAATATGTCGGGCCCTCGAAACAGAATACGACCATCAACCCTGCAGAGACGCTCCGCCTCCTCGAAAAGGTTCCTGAACGCGCGCTCACTTTCATTCTGAACGGGCACCGCTACCTCTCCAACGATTTCTTCATCCAGGGCCTCTGGAATTGCCGCGACCTCTATAAGGCCAACGGCAACACGATCGTCCTCCTGGGCATCGGGTTCAAACTGCCTCCGGAATTGGCCAGCGACGTGGTGCTCCTGAACGAACCGCTCCCTACGGCCGCACAGTTGGAATCCATCATTAAAGAGCAGCTGTCGGCCGCATCGCTGCCCGTCCCCGATCCCGTCACGCTGGGCAAAGCCGTCGATGCCACCCTAGGCCTTGGCGCCTTTACCGCCGAACAAGAAGTCGCTCGCTCCATGCAAGCGAGCGGGCTGAACATCAACAAGCTGTGGGACCGCAAACGACAGGTCATCGATGCGACACCAGGGCTGAGCGTCTGGCGAGGCGGAAACAGCTACGCCCAGATCGGAGGGGTCGCGACCATCAAGCGCTTTCTCAAGCAGGTGTTGGTCTCCAAACGGGCTCCCCGTTGCATCGTGTGGCTCGACGAAATTGAAAAGAGCCTCTCCGGATCGACCGGACAGGCCTCAGACACCTCAGGAGTCTCTCAAGCCTTACTCGGGATTCTGCTGAGCTACATGCAGGACCACCAGGCATCAGGATTACTCCTCGTCGGCCCCAACGGAACCTCGAAGAGTGCCATCGCGAAGGCCACGGGAGCCGAGGCGAACATTCCCACCATCGCCTTAGACATTTCCGGTCTCAAGTCCTCTCTGGTCGGCTCGAGTGAACAACAGATGCGGCAAGCGCTGAATGTCATCTCTGCCATCTCTCAGGACAAGGCCTGCTTCATTGCAACGTCCAACAATATCAGTCAGTTACCGCCCGAACTCATCCGTCGATTCGGATACGGCACGTGGTATGTGGATCTTCCAAGTCAGGATGAGCGCGAGGCGATCTGGACCATCTATCTCGCCAAATTCGGTCTCGCCACTGACGCCGACCGACCGAGTGATCACAACTGGACAGGCGCGGAAATTGAGCGTTGCGCGCGACTCAGCTGGGAACTCTCCATTCCACTGTCCGAGGCAGCCAAGTACATCGTTCCCACTGCCATCAGTGCCAAGGAGAGCATTAAAGCCCTCGAAACTCAGGCGCATCAAACCTATCTGAGCGCCAACCGCGACGGCGTCTTTGACCAGAACCGCGACACGCCGCATCACACACGCCCTCGCACCATTACGCTCGCGCAATGA